One genomic window of Medicago truncatula cultivar Jemalong A17 chromosome 1, MtrunA17r5.0-ANR, whole genome shotgun sequence includes the following:
- the LOC25485027 gene encoding uncharacterized protein isoform X1, giving the protein MATISLANGLKTLFSVLGTIMLAIVLYTVITDGLPFRKELLTPWMAATLIDFYINIAILSAWVIYKEANWISSILWIILLIGLGSIATSAYIVVQFLKLSSQESSQDPMYYVLLRQPHKSGTEPKTKCSIVATLRILFGILGVVMLGTLVYTLVTDGSPFRTELLTPWMDATLVDFYINVVALAVWVAYKESSWIYAVFWVILLICFGSITSCMYVVLQLFQISSQDPAYLILVRHSDRAENKYKGLSAEAT; this is encoded by the exons ATGGCGACGATTTCATTGGCAAACGGTTTAAAAACTCTTTTCAGTGTTTTGGGAACTATCATGCTTGCTATCGTTCTTTACACAGTCATAACCGATGGTTTACCCTTTCGCAAAGAACTTCTCACTCC TTGGATGGCAGCAACTTTGATTGATTTCTATATCAATATTGCAATTTTGAGT GCCTGGGTTATTTACAAGGAAGCTAATTGGATCAGCTCGATTCTATGGATAATTTTACTTATCGGCCTTGGAAG CATTGCTACATCTGCCTATATTGTTGTGCAATTTTTGAAGCTGTCATCTCAAGAATCTTCACAGGACCCTATGTATTATGTTCTGCTGCGACAACCACACAA GAGTGGCACAGAACCAAAAACAAAGTGTTCTATTGTTGCGACTCTAAGAATCCTTTTCGGCATTTTGGGTGTTGTCATGCTTGGAACCTTGGTATACACTCTTGTCACTGATGGTTCTCCTTTCCGTACAGAGCTATTGACTCC GTGGATGGATGCAACACTTGTTGACTTCTACATCAATGTTGTAGCTCTAGCA GTCTGGGTTGCTTACAAAGAATCTAGTTGGATTTACGCGGTCTTTTGGGTGATTCTATTGATATGTTTTGGCAG TATTACCAGTTGCATGTACGTAGTATTGCAGCTGTTCCAGATATCTAGTCAAGATCCTGCTTATCTTATTTTAGTGCGTCATAGTGACAG GGCAGAAAACAAATATAAGGGGCTTTCTGCCGAGGCAACATAG
- the LOC25485027 gene encoding uncharacterized protein isoform X2: MATISLANGLKTLFSVLGTIMLAIVLYTVITDGLPFRKELLTPWMAATLIDFYINIAILSAWVIYKEANWISSILWIILLIGLGSIATSAYIVVQFLKLSSQESSQDPMYYVLLRQPHKSGTEPKTKCSIVATLRILFGILGVVMLGTLVYTLVTDGSPFRTELLTPWMDATLVDFYINVVALAVWVAYKESSWIYAVFWVILLICFGSITSCMYVVLQLFQISSQDPAYLILVRHSDRKQI, from the exons ATGGCGACGATTTCATTGGCAAACGGTTTAAAAACTCTTTTCAGTGTTTTGGGAACTATCATGCTTGCTATCGTTCTTTACACAGTCATAACCGATGGTTTACCCTTTCGCAAAGAACTTCTCACTCC TTGGATGGCAGCAACTTTGATTGATTTCTATATCAATATTGCAATTTTGAGT GCCTGGGTTATTTACAAGGAAGCTAATTGGATCAGCTCGATTCTATGGATAATTTTACTTATCGGCCTTGGAAG CATTGCTACATCTGCCTATATTGTTGTGCAATTTTTGAAGCTGTCATCTCAAGAATCTTCACAGGACCCTATGTATTATGTTCTGCTGCGACAACCACACAA GAGTGGCACAGAACCAAAAACAAAGTGTTCTATTGTTGCGACTCTAAGAATCCTTTTCGGCATTTTGGGTGTTGTCATGCTTGGAACCTTGGTATACACTCTTGTCACTGATGGTTCTCCTTTCCGTACAGAGCTATTGACTCC GTGGATGGATGCAACACTTGTTGACTTCTACATCAATGTTGTAGCTCTAGCA GTCTGGGTTGCTTACAAAGAATCTAGTTGGATTTACGCGGTCTTTTGGGTGATTCTATTGATATGTTTTGGCAG TATTACCAGTTGCATGTACGTAGTATTGCAGCTGTTCCAGATATCTAGTCAAGATCCTGCTTATCTTATTTTAGTGCGTCATAGTGACAG AAAACAAATATAA
- the LOC25485026 gene encoding ras-related protein Rab7 — MSLRRRTLLKVIVLGDSGVGKTSLMNQYVHNKFSQQYKATIGADFVTKELQIDDRLVTLQIWDTAGQERFQSLGVAFYRGADCCVLAYDVNVMRSFDSLDTWHEEFLKQANPPDTRAFPFILLGNKIDIDGGNSRVVSEKKANDWCASKGNIPYFETSAKEDYNVDAAFLCIAKTALANEREQDIYFQGIPEAVPESEQSGGGGCAC, encoded by the exons ATGTCATTGCGCAGACGAACCTTGCTCAAGGTCATTGTTCTCGGTGATAGCGG GGTTGGAAAAACCTCCTTGATGAATCA ATATGTGCACAACAAGTTTAGTCAACAATATAAGGCAACAATTGGAGCTGATTTTGTCACTAAAGAACTTCAAATTGACGACAGACTCGTCACTCTACAA ATATGGGATACTGCTGGACAAGAGAGATTCCAAAGTCTTGGAGTTGCGTTTTATAGAGGGGCGGATTGCTGTGTTCTTGCGTATGATGTGAATGTCATGAGGTCGTTTGATTCACTTGATACCTGGCACGAGGAGTTTCTCAAACAG GCAAACCCTCCTGATACTAGGGCATTTCCATTTATATTGCTTGGAAACAAGATTGATATTGATGGCGGGAATAGTCGAGTG GTTTCCGAGAAGAAAGCAAATGACTGGTGTGCTTCAAAAGGGAATATTCCCTACTTTGAGACATCTGCAAAAGAGGATTACAATGTTGATGCTGCATTCCTGTGTATTGCCAAGACTGCCCTGGCCAATGAGCGTGAACAGGACAT ATATTTTCAAGGAATTCCTGAGGCTGTTCCAGAGAGTGAGCaaagtggtggtggtggatgtGCATGCTGA